One Kitasatospora sp. NBC_01266 genomic window carries:
- a CDS encoding PIN domain-containing protein produces MARRRLSQQGTLVLDSEGLSKLAQDHEPTVALVAEARKRGMEVVISALTITEAAHGRTDQARLRWLLSGLRIVHVGDEEARAASALLIGAGLHGHKYAIDAVVAELALRQQRPVVLLTSDLDDMVKLCGDRVRLVAV; encoded by the coding sequence ATGGCCCGCCGCAGGCTGAGTCAGCAAGGCACGCTGGTGCTCGACTCCGAAGGGCTGTCGAAGCTGGCCCAGGACCACGAGCCGACCGTCGCGCTGGTCGCCGAGGCCCGCAAACGCGGTATGGAGGTGGTGATCAGCGCGCTCACCATCACTGAGGCCGCGCACGGGCGCACGGACCAGGCCCGGCTCCGGTGGCTGCTGTCCGGGTTGCGGATCGTGCACGTCGGTGACGAGGAGGCCCGGGCCGCGTCCGCACTGCTGATCGGTGCCGGCCTGCACGGGCACAAGTACGCGATCGACGCGGTGGTGGCCGAGTTGGCGCTGCGCCAGCAGCGGCCGGTGGTCTTGCTGACCTCCGACCTGGACGACATGGTCAAGCTCTGCGGTGACCGGGTCCGACTGGTGGCGGTGTAG